From the Kallotenue papyrolyticum genome, the window ATCTACCAGGAGGAACAGGTACCAATGCGACTCGGTATCGGCAATCACACCTATCGGCGGCTGCCGAGCGCCTCGAGTTCATCTTGGACTTGACGAGAAAACGAACAACACCGGCTCAATTCGGAGTAACCTTCAATGACTCTGGGTTCGCTAAGCAGTTTCAAGACCCGTGGCCAGACAGCTCCGGGAACCAAGTGGGACACTTCTTAACAGCCGTCAGTATGGGATATGATGCTGCTTACGCTGTTCGTGACTGGCGAACGAAGCTTGGGCTGCTCGGGGCTGATCCAGGGATCAAGAGCCTCTCTGACGATGAAGTAGCCTTGCGACTGATCATCGGTCATGAGAAATACGCTGATGCTGCAGCCGGTCCAGCGGAGGTGATCGCCATCAGACGGCAGTATTCCTCAACCACTGCTCTTGATCTCGCTCGTTTTGAATTGGCGATATCATATGACCGACGGGGCAACCAAGCCCGCCGAGATTGCTTATTAGAGCTAATCGTAGGCTTTCAGGGAGAGACTCCTCCCGTTGGTAGACTTGGAAACAGCCTACAAGACTTGCGGCTGAGCTTGAAAGGCTGGCGATTTGGACTAATGATCAGAGAAAGGAGTATCGTCACCTTAGCTCAGGCAAGTAACTGGCTAGAGCGTAACCTGAGGTAGCAGCTTGCTTTTCCTCCAACCTTCACAAGGTGGAGGAAAAGCATTCCTTCAATTTAGCGCCAGCCCTGCTGACGATCTGCTTTCGGAGATGGGACGACGACGGGGCTTGGGAACGCCTCAAAACGACCTGCGTTGCCAGATGCGGTACGCAGCCGTGTGGGATACGCAGCCAAACATCGTCGTGAATATTCTGGACTTGCTGCTAGTGGTAGTCATGCATGCGGCGTTGCTGTCGGATACCGAAAGGCCTTTCGGAGCTAGGCTGCGGATACGCTTTCCCGCGGTTACGATACATCTGGCCAGACCAAGGGTACAAGGAGATCGTGATTACATGATTTTGTCATGCGTTCCAGTACGTCCTTGAGATCATGGCGCGGCTACCACAGCAGCACACATTCTAGGTTTTGCCCAAGCGTTAGATTACGGACCACACGATTGGCTGGCTCAACCACCAGCGGTAATTGAGTCAAGAATATGATGTGTACGCCGTGACGGCGGAGCAATGGATGTATCTCACGTCTATTCAGGCCAAGATGCGGTGCTTATTACATTACGGTCGAATACGGCGGAGATATCGCTTTCTTTTATGCTGAATAATAATATTCCTAAGAAAAACACGAATCAAGGGAGATTAATTATGTATCAATCACCGGAGACAATCAAGCATGGTTGGTATAGTAAGTTGATAGGATTTATTTTTTTGGCTTCTACGGCGATATTTCCACTGCTTTGTTGCATGATTGGTGTTTTTGTACTTGCTTATGACACCGCATGTTTAGAAGGATCTTTGGATTGCCAAATGTATATAAAGTTTTGGATTTCTGTTCAAATAATATCAACTATTCCAGCTTTCATTTTCAGTGTGCTGGTGTGGATTTATAGAGAGAGGCGAGCAGGACTATTGTTTGGAGCTTTGCTACTCATAAGTCTTCTTTTTGTTGCTGCGATGCACCTCTATACGAATCATAGAATCAACGAATATTTAAATTCATTGATTCCGATTGCGCCATAATAGATAACCAATGGTGCTAGTAGTTGACAGCGACATACGACGTCCGCATGCTGAAGGTGTCGAAGCATCAGCAGGCAGGAGCGTCGTATGTCTACCGATGATTTTATCATTGGCTTGTACAGTCGGGTCGACGAGATGATTGGTTAGGAACCGCGCCACCCGCAGGCCAAGCTCTATCCCAGCGAGATCGTTACATGGACAGACTACTGCAAAGACCGATGTCTGGATTAGAGGAGACGATGGAAATCATTACCGGCCCCGCGGAAGTCGTCCTCGGGCGCACGATGAGGGGTATTGGGCAGCTTTTGGTCATGTCGGCATAGACGGTAAGTTTGATGCAACAATACGGAGCTGTGCAGAAGGGTATATAGTTGTATATCAAGCGACTTACTCGGTGACTGATCGTTATCAGTGATTTAAAGGCAAAAGGACACCGGTGCCGAGTCCGACAGGAACCTTCTGGATACCCCACGAGTGGCATATCTCTCTCATTGATGATGGGAGAGCTCATATGTACACCTATACAATGGGATGGAAGGAGTCGGATCGTCTGCTCGTTACGCCGGACTTCACGCATTACCGGCGGTTGCAATGGTGGGAATATAGGTAGGTTCCCAATACCGAGTAAGAGTGTTGGCCGGATGTTGGCCATGGTGTTTGCAGCCTCCTTAGGCACAGCTCCATGGCCGGCGGATTAGGATTAAAAGAGCGCGCAGAGCCGAGCATTATCATAACGCTAGCGTTCGTGCATCAGCACTTGTGGCCCGTGTCACTTGCTTATATGTCGCCTGCCACGCCTGATATGGTGGAAATTCCATGGGTGCTGTTTGATCGCTTGACCGATACATTGGCATTTGCCGCGTGAGATGGATAAAGTCGAGCTTAGAAGAAGCTTCTTAAGCCGATAGGTAGAGGTATGGATAAAAAAACAGCAGCGGTGCTCCTGATCGTCTGTGTGTGGCTAACAGGATGTGGCATAGTCCGTGGTAATAAGCCTCATATAGTCAGTGAGCAATCAACTATACCAACACTGCCAAATACACTGCCCGAACTAATCGCTGCACTATCTGGGTATAATGACGAGGTACGCGTCAGAGCAGCTTACAAGATTGCCGATTTGGGACCAGATGCCGTGGCAGCAGTACCTGCTCTCATCGAGAACGTACGTTATGAGTACAATTCGGAGGTGCGAATTTCAGCAGCACGGGCTCTTGGTGCCATTGGCCCTGCAGCGAAATCTGCTGCTCCAGCTTTGATCGATATGCTTCACAACCGAACCTATCTCCATGATCGTCTGGCAGCTGTTGAAGCCTTAGGCAAGATCGGAAATGTTGAAGCTGTTCCTGCTTTAGCCCAGCACCTAGAAAACAAGGATATTGCCGTAGAGGTAGCCAGATCTCTTGGTTTCCTGACAGGTCAAGAATTTCCAGATCTGCATTCGAGGAACATTTCCATTGACGAAAATGGTGTACCCCGAATCGTCACAGCGGCACAGATTTGGTGGAACAAGAAAGGGCGGTACCAAGACTGGAGCGAGTTAGATCAACTACCAATGACCCCTTCACCTTAAGTCGAGGATCCGAGAATCGCGGTAACGATCCGTTTAATCCCCATTACATGGTTAGTGTTTGGGAAATGGGTCGTCGATTCACAGTCAAAGGCATAATCCCCGGAAACACCTTTATCGCTTCTTGGAGTGCGTGGGAAGCTATCAAGCGCGAAATACGCTCGACAGTAACGACTACCTGTGGTCAAGAGCCAATTATTCTCGTTGGGCACAGCCTAGGAGCTACGACCGCAATGGATGTGGCGATTCAAATGCCTGACGTTCGCATTGATCTTCTGGTAACGATGGATATAGCCAATCACGCCGGCGACTTACGTCGTGAGACAAAGCCACGATCTGTAATCAAGCAGATCAACTTCGTTTCGGACAACTCTCCCAAGAATTTAGCAACCAAATTGACTCTCCATGTCCCGGATGCTATTTCGGGAGCGGATAACCCGATGGTCAACGGAGCCATCCATACGACTCTTGATAATGAGTTTTTGGATGTTGATAGGAAGCAGCCAAATCCTGTCTGGACGATCACCGAACAAACAATCCGCCTTCTCAAGATAGGAGAGAGATAGGTATGTCTCTACAGCGGTGGACTGGCTTCGTGCTCTTGGCCGTCAGCAGTATCTTCGCCTACCGGATGTATAGGGGTGCTCCCTGGGGGTTGAGTAGAGGCGATTTTCTGGTTCAGCCGATCCTCCAGTTTTCTCTGCCACTCAGTATCATTGGCTTGCTCCTATGCTGCCTGTCACCAGCTCTTTGGCGATCTCATCTAGTTCTCTTTGGGTTATTAGGAACCAGCTTGCTGGTGTTGGGACTACAAACCGGATGGCCTCATCTAGGTCACTCAACTGCTTGGGAAGATAGTTATCAAATGCTCTTCGTTCTTGAAGTAGCCATAAAAGGACTCTGCTGGCCGCTCTGGGTATCACTGGCACTGTATACGCTTTACGAAAGATGGAGAAAGCGTCAGCCCTGAAGCTATGCTCAAGCACTTAGCTGCGCGCAACCTGCTCCACGACGGCACGACGACCTATGCCTACGACGCGCTGGGTCGCCTGACGAGCACGACTCATGGCGGCACAATAATGACTCATACGTACAACGGCGACGGCGTGCTGCTGGCGCAGACGACGGGCAGCACCACCACGCGCCACACCCAGGATCTGGTCGCGCCGCTGAGTCAAGTGCTCCAACTGACTCAGGGCACGCAGCGCACGGACTACGTGTACGGTCGCGAGCGCCTCATGGCCTTGGAGGGCACAGCGCAGACCTGGTACGGCAGCGACGCGCTCGGCAGCGTGCGCCAGACGCTGGATGCGACCGGGACAGTCAGCGCTGCCTTCAGCTACGACCCGTGGGGTAGGCCGCAAGGTGGCGCGACGCCGCCGACGTTCGGCTTCACGGGGGAGCTACAAGGTACGGATGAGCTGACGTATTTGCGCGCACGCTGGTACCAGCCGCAGCACGGGCGCTTCCTCAGCCGCGATCCATGGATTGGGTCTGAGGAAGAGCCGCAGACGCTCGCCTATTATGCTTACGTCCACAACGATCCAGCTAACTGGACTGATCCTACAGGACGTTGGCGCTTTGGACTATCTTCTTCAGCAGAACATACGGCTATCGAGGAGAGGCATGTGCTAATAATAAACGCAGCAAGGCTCGAGCATGTGCATGCCGAGTATCCTATTCCGCCAACTGTTGAGTTTCCCTTTGGAAAAAAAGCCGATATTATCCACTCTGATACAGGTGCCGTATATGAAATTGAGCCGATCTATGCTAAAGCAAGAGCTCGTCCCGAGGCTCTCGAGAAAAAGGATCTCCTACTTCAGACACGCCCTGTAGTGACTTGGGCGGGGCAGACCTACGATTGGAGTAACGTTCCCTGGCACTTGGGCGAGGCGGCCTTGTTTGGTGTAGGAGGTTCGCTGCGAATTGAGGGCTATTTGGCTGGCGTCGGAGATCTAGTCGCCAAAGCAACGGAGCCAGGTGTGATTTTATATTGGATCGAGCCTCGCCCAGGAATTACTATACCTGCGCTCCAAATGGAACTGAAGCGACAAGGGAGAGACCGTCGGTTAGCCAAGCCGAGCGGCTGGTCTCCATCCGTACCTGCTCCAGCAATCGGCATAGATCCAGACACTCCCTGGCTGCCACCAATTATTATCGATATCCGCAGACGTGCACCACGTCTGCCCAGCATAAGGGCTGGCTTGATACCTATCGGCGGTGGAGGTGGATGGTGTAGCCTGCTGCAGTAAGAACTTTACGATAAGCACTCGCCCTTGGTTTGTCCTCAGGCGGGTGCTACACCTTAACCCGCTACTGCTCTTGAACGAAGGTTGCGCTGAGTACTGATACATCAAGCCTGATTAGGATACTGGTGGAGGAGCCGGCATGCAAGTTGGCGACCAGCGAGCTCATGACTTAGAAGCTGTTTAAGAATAATTCCAGCCATTACGGTATCATTTATATCCGGGTTAATGATGACACATTGACGCGTATCAATGACTGTCTCCGGGAAGATATACGAACGACAGTTGATAAAGAACCGAAAACATGCAAGGAAATCCTTGATAGTCAGAGCGTCAAAACTGTCAGCCGCGGTGAAGAACGTGGGTTTGATAGTGCGAAACAGGTCAAAGGACGCAAACGATACTATATGGTCGATACATTGGGATTACTGATCTTGCTGCTGATTCCTGCTACCAACGTCCAAGATAGCGATGCTGGCCAAGAATTGAGGATCGATGCGCGGTATAAAAGCCACCGTTTGAAAAAGATATACGCAGATCAAGGCCACAAACAATGGCTGGTTGACTGGATACAGCAGTGGCTCGCCTTTGTAGTCGAAGTTGTGGTGAAGCCATCAGAGCAACGTGGCTTTCAGGTGCATCCCAAATACTGGATCGTTGAACGCTTTTTTGCGTGGTTGAACATGTATCGTCGGCTCAGTAAAGACTATGAACAGACCGTTTCAAGCAGTGAAGGCGTGATCTACCTTGCATCAATTCACATAATGGCGCGAAAATTAGTCAAATTACAACATCAAACTAATTCTTAAACAACTTCTGAGAACATCGCTTGCCATGACTTTGAGCAAGCGTTAGCTCTTGGATTGTGGTCACCTGAAAAGGAAGAGGCTGAGCAGCACCTTCAAGGATTGGGATAGCCATCGATGGTAAAGCAATGGAACAAGTATAATCTGCAACTAGAGGAATTAAATCTATGGCAACTAGACGCCTAGCTAGGGGGACAGTGGTTCGCATCATTCACTTTTCAGAATCTGAACATTGGTGGACCGGAACCAAGGATATCGCACGACCACCCAAAATCGGTGATCACGGTAGAATTATCGATGTGCATAAGAGCGTTGATCATGAGATACGATACACTGTGGTATGTGTCAATCAAGATGGCAACACAATCTGGCTTGCCGACTTCAAGCCAGATGAGATTGAGCCAGCATAGAAACCCACGAAACTGCAATAAGCTCCAACTCATTGCCCTCGGAGCTTGTGTACCTACCCAATGCTGACTGACAACTTAGCCGACGTATGAGTCAGGGCGGCACGAGCTACAGCTACAACGGCGACGGGGTGTTGGTCGCCCAAACGCAGGGAAGCACGACCACGCGCTCCACGCAGGACCTCGTCGCGCCGCTGAGTCAGATCCTCCAACTGACTCAGGGCACGCAGCGCACGGATTACGTCTACGGCCATGAGCGCCTCATGGCCTTGGAGGGCACGGCGCAGACGTGGTATGGCAGCGACGCGCTGGGCAGCGTGCGCCAGACGTTGAGTAGCAGTGGGGCGGCGCTGTCGAAGCTGCACTACGACCCGTGGGGCACGCCGCAAGGTGGCGCGACGCCGCCGACGTTCGGCTTCACCGGCGAGTTGCAGGATGGGGCGAGCGGCTTAGAGCCTATCCGAATAACCCAGCGGCGCGAAAGGCGACCAAGGCACAGGCAAAGTGCAGGAAGGCAAGATAGTGCTGGCCCTTTTTCTCCCAGCGCACCAACAAGCGGCGAAAGCGGTTGAGCCAGCTATGGCTGCGCTCCACCACCCAGCGCCGTGCTATCTTGCCGGCCTCGCGGGCGAGTTGCTTAGCTTCCTCTCCACGACTGCGAATGTGTGCGGTAAAGCCGAACTCCGCCAGCACCGCCCGCACTTCCGCAAAGTCGTACCCTTTATCCAGGCACATCCCCTGAGGCTGCGCGTCCGTCGGGGCGGGTCGCTCGACCACAAGGCTTTCAATCGTGGCGCGCACCAGCTTCATATCGTGACGGTTCGCGCCATCAATGGCTACGCCAATTGGCACGCCGTGGCCCTCGGTCAGCAGCGAGCGTTTGACGCCGTCTTTGCCACGGTCAGTGGGATTTGGGCCGGTCTTTTTCCCCCCCAAGCGGCGCTTTGGTCATCGCCCCGTCCATACTCAGCCAGTTCCAGTCCAGCCCTCGCAATTCATCGAAGCGTTCGACACCGGCTTTCCACAGTGCGAGGAACACGCCAGCCTCGACCCATTCTTGAAAACGGTCGTGGGCGGTGGATTTGGCGCACAAGTCGGTCTCATTCAACGACGCCCACTGGCCGCCCGTTCGCAGCACATAAAAGATAGCGTCAGCACAGCGGCGGTCAGGCACACGCGGCCGGCCTCCGCCAAAGCGGTGCGTGTTTACCCGCGTGGGGAGCAGTGGTTCCATCACCGCCCACAACTCGTCGGAAATCCGAAAGCCGGTGGTGGTCGTATTGTTCGGGCTCCGCTTACGTGAGCGCGTACTCGTCGGTGCTGTGATCATGTCCACAGTATATCAGTTATTCGGATAGGCTCTTAGTGCAGCTGCGCGCACGGTGGTATCAGCCACAGCACGGGCGGTTCCTCAGCCGCGATCCGTTCATTCGAGCCTGGCGCCTGTTCCACCAGCAAGCTCTCGGTCTCATCCGGGTATGGCTTTGCCGATCGATGACCTCGTACCTGATCATCTGCTACCCTTGGCAGTAGGGGCAGGAGCAGTGGGAGCACGGCGTGGTGGTGGAAAGCGATGTGTGGCTAGGTGATACAGGCATCACCACAAAGGGTGACCTATCGACCGATGAGCTCAATGGCGGAGGAGCAAGCAAAGATCCTTTGCCCCCCACTCCGTCAGGGTTGGCACCAGTGGCATACGGGATGGTTCTCAGGGCAGGCTGTGTGCCCGTGGCATATCGCTTCTGAAGCTTGCTTGATCAAAATGGCCCGGAACCTGCCCATGCGCATGGCTACCTGGTATCATATATGCGCATACTGGCATCCCACAACGCTACACGAGGGTACACACGACGCATGGACAAAGAACTGATCGTCTACGGGCGCACGTTTCCCTGCCCCGATCTGGCGCGCTCGGAGCGCTTTCTCCAGCGCCATAAGGTTCCCTACCGTATGATCCATATCGATCAGGATGAGCAGGCCGGCGCGCTGGTCGAGCGCTACGTCGGCCATCGCAGCGTGCCGACGATTGTCGTGGCGCGCAAGGGCGATCTGCTGCCGATCGAGGAGCCGACGCCGCTACCGCCTGGCCGCTCGGCGCGCTCGGTCGACCGCGGCACAATGATCACCGAGCCGAGTGATGAGGCGCTGCAGGCCTTTTTGCAGCGGCACGGCTTGCTGAGTAGCTAAGCGATACCACCGAGCGTACAGCACGGGAGCGCCGCGGCGCTCCCGTGTGTTGTTGGGTACCACCGGCGAGTGGTATGATATGCGCAGAACGCTTACCGCCCAGCGCAAGGACAGCAGAGTGATACCGCTTCGCTTCGACATCAAACGCTTCCTGTTGCGGCTGTCGATCAACATCATCGCGATTCTCGTCGCGGTGTCGCTGGTGCCCGGCCTCGATCTGGAAGGGCCATGGTGGGGTCTGGCCCTGGTGGCCTTGCTCTTCGGGCTGATCAACACCGCGATCCGCCCGCTCCTGTTTCTGCTGACGCTGCCCTTCGTGATCATCACGCTGGGCCTGTTTATGCTGGTGATCAACGCGCTGATGCTCTACCTGACGAGCTGGCTGGCGGCAGGCTTCGGCGTGACGCTGCGTATCGATCATTTTCTGGCCGCGGTGCTGGGCGCGCTGATCATCGGCATCGTCAGCACGGCGCTGAGCATTCTCAGCGGCGATCAACAGATCCACATTGAAGTTGTGCGCGGTCGGCGCGACGACTAAGGGCGCTTCGTGGCGCGGCCCTTGCTCACCGGCGTTCAGCTTGGTCTGAACATCTCGGTTGCTATGCATCCATACGATCTGACCGCAACGCCCTGGCAGCTTCGACCGGTTGAGCGCTTCAACTACGGCCTCTATCCACTGGACGATCAGGGCTGGCTCGAACAGCGTCTGCCGGCGCACTGGCAACAGCACCCTGCCCTGCGCCGGCATACCGGACGGACCGTGTATCGCCACCGCTTCGACGCGCCGCATGAGACGCGCCGCCGCTACTGGTTGCGCGCCGAAGGCATCTTCTACTGGTCGCGCATCTATCTCAACGGCTACGACCTTGGCCAGCACGAGGGCTACTTCATCCCGCAGGAACACGAGGTCACAACGCTGCTGCGCGAGCAGAACACGCTGATCATCGAGGTGGATTGTCCCGAAGAGCGTCGCAAAAGCGGCAAGCGCATGCTGACCGGCGTCTTTTCGCACTGGGATGCGATGGATCCGACGCTCAATCCCGGCGGGATCTGGCTGCCGGTGGTACTGGAGCACAGCGGACCGGTGCGGCTGAGCCATGTGCACCTGCAGACCGAACAGATCGCCGCCGATCGGGCGGTGATCGCCTGGCAGGCCGATCTCGATGCCTTGGCAGCGCTGGAGGTCGAACTACGCTGGACGATCGCGCCGGCCAACTTCGCGGGCGAGCACCACGCCCTGCGCATGACCCAACGGCTGCGCGGCGGTGCCGAACGGCTGCGCGGACGGTTTACGCTGCCGCAGCCACAGCTCTGGTGGACCCACGACCTAGGCCAGCCCAACCTCTACCATGTCACGCTGGAGATCTATTGTCTGGGCACGCTATCAGACACGCGTACGGTGCGTTTTGGTGTGCGCACCTTCGAGCTGCGCAACTTCATCGCCTATCTCAACGGCGTGCGCCTGCTGATCAAAGGCAACAACTACCCGCCTACCGATGCGCGGATCGCCTGCGTCACGCCCGAGATGGTGCGTCGCGATCTGGAGCTGGCCCGTGGTTGCCACCTCAATCTGTTGCGCATCCATGCGCACGTAGCCCATCCTGCGCTCTACGCCGCCGCTGATGAACAGGGCATTCTGCTCTGGCAGGATTTTCCCATGCAATGGACCTACCGGCGCACGGTCGCCCGCCACGCGCCGCGCCAGGTCGCCGCCATGCTGCGCCTGCTGGGCAACCATCCCTCGGTCGCGGTGTGGTGCATGCATAACGAGCCGATCTTCATCACCGATACCGCCGATGAGCGCATCATCACCGGCCTGCGGGTGTATTTCTCGGTGTTCGTGTGGAGCTGGAATCGCGACGTCCTGGATCGGCGGCTGGCGCGCCTGGCACGCTGGCTCGACGCAACCCACCCGGTGATCAGCAATTCGGGCGAATACGCTGTCCCCTTCTGGCATCGTGGCAACGATACCCACTTCTACTTCGGCTGGTACATCATCTACGGGCGCTTACAGGGCTTCGATGTCGTGGCGCGGCGCTTTCCGCGCAACATCCGGTTTGTGACCGAGTTCGGCGCGCAAAGTTTTCCCAACAAAGAGAGCTGTTTGCGTTTCATGCCCGAGCGCCTGCAGGCTATCGACTGGAAGCGGCTACAGCAGCGTCATTCGTTCCAGCCCAACGTGATGCGCCACTGGTACAACTGGCAGGGTAATCGTTCGCTGGACGCGCTGATCGAGCAGACCCAACGCTACCAGAGCGAGCTCAACCGCTACTACATCGATCGGTTACGCCTGCGCAAATACCAACCTACCGGCGGGATCGTGCCGTTCATGTTCGTGGATAGCAACCCGGCGGTCCAGTGGTCGGTGATCGATTACTGGCGCGTGCCCAAGCGCTCCTACTGGGCGCTGCGCGACGCGTTCAGTCCGCAGTATGCCTTCACGCTGATTCATGCGCCGCAGTTCCGGCTGGGCGATCAGGTGCGCCTGCCGCTCTACGTTGTCAACGATGCCCACCACGGCGTGCGCTACAGTCTGCGGGCCGTGGTGACCAGTCCAGAAGGACGGCGCGTCACCGAATACAGCCACACCGGCGAGCTGGCCGCGGATTGCCCGGCGCAGCAGGTCGGCGAGATCGTCTTTGCCGCCGAACGACGTGGCTACTACGAGCTGCGCATCACGTTGCACAGCGACGGTCAGCAACTGGTCAACACCTACCGTATGCGTGTCGGGCGGCGACCACTGCCGCGCAACAACGTCCGTCGTCTCGTTCAGGCACTGTCGGCCGCGTTGGCCATGTTGCGGCTCAGCTCCAGCGCTATGCGGCGCGGCGCGTCGGGCATGCCAAAGAACGCGGCGTCGATCATCACGGCGCTCGCGCCCGCCTGCAAGCAGGCGCGCGCCAGACGCGCGTCGGCAATGCCGCCCAGCGCCACCAGGGGCACAGCTACCTGCGCGCGCGTGTGACGTAGCAGCAGCAGCGTGCGGCCAACCGTAGCTGGTCCGAGGATCACGCCCTCGACCAGCTCCTCACCGGCCAGCCCGCAGCCACGTGGATAGCCAGCCACGATCAGGGCATCCGCGCCGGCGTGCACCAGGGCCGCCGCCTGCTCCGGCACATCGCAGTGCGCCAGCAAGGGCAGCAGTGTTTGAGCACGCAGCGCCGCCAGCGCCGCCGCCTGCTCGGCCGGCGGCGCGTCAACTTCAACGATCACGGCAGCCGGCCCCTCCACCTCATCAAGCTGCGCAACCATCGCCACCAGCTCAGCGGCTGTGCCGCACAGACTCACCAATACCGGCAGCGGCAGGCGCGTCCAGCGCCGCGCCTCGCTCTGCAACAGCCTCCGCAAGGGCAGCATGGGCAGCCGCGCCAGCACCAGGCCCGCCGGAAGTTCGCCCCAGCGCGGCGGTGGAATCGCTGCGGCGGATTGGGGCGTG encodes:
- a CDS encoding transposase, coding for MTRINDCLREDIRTTVDKEPKTCKEILDSQSVKTVSRGEERGFDSAKQVKGRKRYYMVDTLGLLILLLIPATNVQDSDAGQELRIDARYKSHRLKKIYADQGHKQWLVDWIQQWLAFVVEVVVKPSEQRGFQVHPKYWIVERFFAWLNMYRRLSKDYEQTVSSSEGVIYLASIHIMARKLVKLQHQTNS
- a CDS encoding phage holin family protein — protein: MIPLRFDIKRFLLRLSINIIAILVAVSLVPGLDLEGPWWGLALVALLFGLINTAIRPLLFLLTLPFVIITLGLFMLVINALMLYLTSWLAAGFGVTLRIDHFLAAVLGALIIGIVSTALSILSGDQQIHIEVVRGRRDD
- a CDS encoding IS5 family transposase (programmed frameshift), translating into MEPLLPTRVNTHRFGGGRPRVPDRRCADAIFYVLRTGGQWASLNETDLCAKSTAHDRFQEWVEAGVFLALWKAGVERFDELRGLDWNWLSMDGAMTKAPLGGKKTGPNPTDRGKDGVKRSLLTEGHGVPIGVAIDGANRHDMKLVRATIESLVVERPAPTDAQPQGMCLDKGYDFAEVRAVLAEFGFTAHIRSRGEEAKQLAREAGKIARRWVVERSHSWLNRFRRLLVRWEKKGQHYLAFLHFACALVAFRAAGLFG
- a CDS encoding RHS repeat domain-containing protein, which translates into the protein MLKHLAARNLLHDGTTTYAYDALGRLTSTTHGGTIMTHTYNGDGVLLAQTTGSTTTRHTQDLVAPLSQVLQLTQGTQRTDYVYGRERLMALEGTAQTWYGSDALGSVRQTLDATGTVSAAFSYDPWGRPQGGATPPTFGFTGELQGTDELTYLRARWYQPQHGRFLSRDPWIGSEEEPQTLAYYAYVHNDPANWTDPTGRWRFGLSSSAEHTAIEERHVLIINAARLEHVHAEYPIPPTVEFPFGKKADIIHSDTGAVYEIEPIYAKARARPEALEKKDLLLQTRPVVTWAGQTYDWSNVPWHLGEAALFGVGGSLRIEGYLAGVGDLVAKATEPGVILYWIEPRPGITIPALQMELKRQGRDRRLAKPSGWSPSVPAPAIGIDPDTPWLPPIIIDIRRRAPRLPSIRAGLIPIGGGGGWCSLLQ
- a CDS encoding glycosyl hydrolase 2 galactose-binding domain-containing protein, whose amino-acid sequence is MHPYDLTATPWQLRPVERFNYGLYPLDDQGWLEQRLPAHWQQHPALRRHTGRTVYRHRFDAPHETRRRYWLRAEGIFYWSRIYLNGYDLGQHEGYFIPQEHEVTTLLREQNTLIIEVDCPEERRKSGKRMLTGVFSHWDAMDPTLNPGGIWLPVVLEHSGPVRLSHVHLQTEQIAADRAVIAWQADLDALAALEVELRWTIAPANFAGEHHALRMTQRLRGGAERLRGRFTLPQPQLWWTHDLGQPNLYHVTLEIYCLGTLSDTRTVRFGVRTFELRNFIAYLNGVRLLIKGNNYPPTDARIACVTPEMVRRDLELARGCHLNLLRIHAHVAHPALYAAADEQGILLWQDFPMQWTYRRTVARHAPRQVAAMLRLLGNHPSVAVWCMHNEPIFITDTADERIITGLRVYFSVFVWSWNRDVLDRRLARLARWLDATHPVISNSGEYAVPFWHRGNDTHFYFGWYIIYGRLQGFDVVARRFPRNIRFVTEFGAQSFPNKESCLRFMPERLQAIDWKRLQQRHSFQPNVMRHWYNWQGNRSLDALIEQTQRYQSELNRYYIDRLRLRKYQPTGGIVPFMFVDSNPAVQWSVIDYWRVPKRSYWALRDAFSPQYAFTLIHAPQFRLGDQVRLPLYVVNDAHHGVRYSLRAVVTSPEGRRVTEYSHTGELAADCPAQQVGEIVFAAERRGYYELRITLHSDGQQLVNTYRMRVGRRPLPRNNVRRLVQALSAALAMLRLSSSAMRRGASGMPKNAASIITALAPACKQARARRASAMPPSATRGTATCARV
- a CDS encoding HEAT repeat domain-containing protein, yielding MDKKTAAVLLIVCVWLTGCGIVRGNKPHIVSEQSTIPTLPNTLPELIAALSGYNDEVRVRAAYKIADLGPDAVAAVPALIENVRYEYNSEVRISAARALGAIGPAAKSAAPALIDMLHNRTYLHDRLAAVEALGKIGNVEAVPALAQHLENKDIAVEVARSLGFLTGQEFPDLHSRNISIDENGVPRIVTAAQIWWNKKGRYQDWSELDQLPMTPSP
- a CDS encoding glutaredoxin family protein, with amino-acid sequence MDKELIVYGRTFPCPDLARSERFLQRHKVPYRMIHIDQDEQAGALVERYVGHRSVPTIVVARKGDLLPIEEPTPLPPGRSARSVDRGTMITEPSDEALQAFLQRHGLLSS